gtgtaatttgtagcaatctgctaactggtaatcattatttttgcttactcattgaggtatgaattattttaccttcaaattgatatgtaatttacaacaaccatctagacattctccaagttttgacagtttttctagtatgcatatatagaaagtatgataaggcgatgaatatatattgtatgataccatattctcctaaaatttccataaaaatatataataattaggaggtgaataaatatatatatatatatatctacaatgtagataaattagaccatataggaggcttacccatatatatttgcgttaactcctaatcccttatattccgaaacctcctaactggtatatatttattcaactcctaactctggaaatatgggtatatatatatatacaaggtTGAAGTGGAAAGCATTGTTCTTCCTGCTTCTAGCTAATAAAGACTTTGTGGTGAGTGCTTATAAAACATATATGGCTATATTAGGAAGTGCTGACTTATGAAAAACACTTACCAGAAAGATCTGAAAGTCTAAAAGTAAATATATTAGGATTGTCTAGTTTGTATAGCTTTTGCCTCTCTATATgtttgagaagacaactccaagtaaATACTATGTTCACACTGAGTAACCATTAGTCTATTTGAAGTtcgtatttattattttaattataaatgTGTACTCATGTTAAGGTGCGTGAAGATATCAAATACATTTTAAGGGGAACAGTTAGAGGTTTGGCAGTAACAGCAGCAAATTCTACACATTTTGCAAAACTCATCACGAAACAGACAGCTTTATGTAATCGGGAGTTATTTTCCCATGAGAACATTCACAATAATTTGTCATGACAAACATGAGCTACTACTATTGTTGTTATGTAGCTGACAATCTACTGCTGACTCAGCTGATTGAAATCACTTGTTGTGATAGACAATTTTCTTACAGCAACATTTACTTTTGCCCAtgattttatttgaaaactttATAAAACATGTTAATCCATCTACGAAAAAGGTTAAAGTGTTGTTATCATACACCTCGTTTATTGGAAGAGCATTATTATGAAATTTACAGCATTTGTATGAAAGTGGGCATCAATGCAAgtagtattatattaacatTGTAATAGTTCAGAACACTGAAAAGTTTACTTAAGTTTTTGTTTTCCCAAACGTTCTTAGATATTGCAAAAACAACGTATGCAAAGTATTCAAGTTTTATCTGCtccaaaattataaaaaatgaattTGTTGGTTGTTGCTATTTATAGTTTGTAGcttataaaaactatttaaacaTATCAACAAACTGTAGCTATATCACCTGTCTAGGGATGTTTTCAATTCCCTACCCTAGAAGAGTATGCATTACAAAATATCAATACAACTTTAGAGAAATGGGTTTTTCTCTACCCGCTACATTTAACAATATGTGACCAACACTTTCATTACttcttctttttcttcttctttAAAGTAAGACTGACCTTAATATACACTAAGCATGTTTGATATAAAACCAGAGTTCAGGTTTtgtagtttaaaaatattacaatatttatcaagattttgtaaaatattactaagGAATTTAAGCCGCGGTATTTAGCGATACACTGCCATGCAATCATTGATCAACTCTATCCACTTCAGTGTATCATTTAGCCTTGTGCTTATGATACACTGAAGATAATCATGGTAGTTTCATTCTAAATCAAGGATGAAACCACCTTGATTATCTCGAAATTATTAAGGGTACATGGTTAGAACCTAAATGTCTCACATTCAACCCAAGTACATACTTTATATTCTGAGATTCTGAAATCATCGGGTTTGACTTGATGATAGTATTAAGAAACAATATATTCTATGATTGTTGCTGGTTTTCAATAATGAGCAGCTATTATCAGTATGACAAATCGTGGCAGCTATTCTAGACTGCCCGTTAGTAGCAACCTGTTGACAGCTGACAAGTTGTGATTTTCTTGGAATTAGCATTATCTAATTTCCATCTATTTATAATCCACTCTGTCAAGGTTATCATGAGGTCAATATATAAGTTTTAGAAGTAAGTTGCAGTCTATATTAGTAGAGAACTTTACTGACAATATAAGTACAACTACTTGAGGACTTTATAAAGACCTGATACAGTGAACAGGCTGTCTCTGTATTCACATGAGTATACCAGGAAAGTCTGTACCTTAGCACAGTAAACAAATACCAAGGTTATTGCAACAGAAGAAGAAGTTATATTTATAGTAAAAGTCAGCACAGGGCCCAAAACAAGTAGGAGGAACTATTGGGTAACCTGATGTGATGTCATGTTTATATTTCCTGCTACTTAGTGATTATAAAAGAGTCTCTTGTCAGCTGCAGAAGTATCAGTCCTTACCAGGCAACCAACGATGACACCTGCTCTGAGTTTCAACATTCTGCTGCTGACAGGAGCTGTGCTGCTTTTATTTCCACCTGCCCTCGCAAGAGGTAACAAGCAGTACAACAGAGTTTTACAGAGCTCATTCGCTCGACATCGACAAGTGGAAGGAAACTATGAATATATTCGAGGAGATCAGGGAGTTGTGACACTCTTACGAGTTGTCAATGACACGAAACACTCTCTAAGTCTACTTGAGATGACCAATGGCTCAACCATCATTCAACTAGTACTAACTCAGGAAAGTCACCTCAGTGACTGTGACATTTCTACCTCAAGACAACAGATTCATAGACTTCTCAAACGTGTGACCTCTAGATACTATCAAGTATCATTTGTGTCTGTGAGTGATATGGAAAGTGACTTTAAACAAGAACATCGCTCAatcataaataaaaactttacaaattGGACAAATGAGTGTTATCGACTAGATACCAAGGAGATCGGACTCATCGTGAACAACACAGCAGTGATTGAGTCGGCACCAGACGCTGCCGTGATACGCAACATGCCAGCCAAGCAGCTTGAAAATCAGAAGACAAGATCTAAAAGGGGATTCAATGATATTACATATCCAGGTATGTTTATTGagtataattgtatataatattgttGATATTTAATTACATATATAGAACTGTTAGTGAGAGGAGTTATGACCCTCGACATACCCTAATAATTTTATGTAAAGGTTTGAGCAAACTATTTGTTTAGTACCcgttatattactagttgttaaACAGTAACTGACAACAAAACTAAAAAGATTAATGTAAACAGTTTGTTATTAAACTTGTTATTTCTACACTATATTATTTCTAATTCCTATTCTGTATTTCTCAAACACTTCAGGTACTAATTGGTGTGGGTTAGGCAACTCCTCTCAGGGCATCGATGACCTTGGTGAATATGAGTATACAGATAGTTGCTGTAGAACCCACGATCATTGTCCTTATGTAATACCAGCTCTATCAACAGAGTATTACTACTTCAATCACAGGTTCGTGACAGTCAGCCACTGTGACTGTGACACCCAGTaagtattcatttttatttcctCGAGCATGAGACACCTTCAAGTCTATCGGTAAGCGGATATACTTGGTTCTTTATCCTCCACATTCTCAGGGCCATAATTAATCCTATGTGTTTGCTTTTCTATGTTTGTTCCCTGAGTAAATATACTGCTTGATTAGCCTTTGGCTCTCATAGTCTGCAGAGTTGAGAAGCTAAAACactcaataaaacaaaaaattgtttgaaagaTTTTGCAATTCATGAGTCGGATCAGTcacaaaaatacatgtagagaatataatattaattttagtttacatatttattataatctagcttcAAGATATGTGGCCATATGTTGTCAATAATTTACTTTTGTTGTAAAAAGAGCTTTCTTactaattgcaaatctacatcata
Above is a window of Watersipora subatra chromosome 3, tzWatSuba1.1, whole genome shotgun sequence DNA encoding:
- the LOC137390358 gene encoding uncharacterized protein, with protein sequence MTPALSFNILLLTGAVLLLFPPALARGNKQYNRVLQSSFARHRQVEGNYEYIRGDQGVVTLLRVVNDTKHSLSLLEMTNGSTIIQLVLTQESHLSDCDISTSRQQIHRLLKRVTSRYYQVSFVSVSDMESDFKQEHRSIINKNFTNWTNECYRLDTKEIGLIVNNTAVIESAPDAAVIRNMPAKQLENQKTRSKRGFNDITYPGTNWCGLGNSSQGIDDLGEYEYTDSCCRTHDHCPYVIPALSTEYYYFNHRFVTVSHCDCDTQFKSCLSEASTDYGEGLANFIGSIYFNVMGIDCFTFKEEQLCTEESFWGRCLKKETVTKAVFEESLSY